In Debaryomyces hansenii CBS767 chromosome B complete sequence, one genomic interval encodes:
- a CDS encoding DEHA2B08492p (similar to CA4979|IPF2062 Candida albicans IPF2062): MDKQNPLLPFAFSTSSITDEVPLNTAPRNRLIIDENASSMYHTRTTDVRRKGPILSEVPSLKRKMGTSFNEKIDVKRRDTEYEEFESEPTFVDDEPEEENGYQNKFRKAIPPSSPLLDHHMASEFDLSTNTTANYEVPDSPTHIFPSENNTAHDYMNDIPGKKHFVTPKEQHSLSSEADFGIDRFNRFTNKSNQCPSTDRDFLQDSDEYLQMQKKIHNKARDIVIDAFENIETTINLEGMGLQDIPDEIKDFDNLVIFNPEPTTQTSYQLYLTNNNLRYLTPSVFTFTKLNVLGLRRNKLQTLPPLIGNLQHLTDLSLGTNRLEHLPPQILGLYNLQTFRAGPNPFVKIPEDAIPITTSTLNSIKLLKYVSRVRYFGNSKKVIPSLKTHCLNIIAKYDVSYQETKSWKRFTPKIHHGLIAKAISKGKYEERCSECDFIIVEPFAEAFEWWDILQNKNVPIKREFCSGKCVKKWELRVLISTNKDEL, encoded by the coding sequence ATGGATAAGCAGAACCCTTTACTACCCTTTGCGTTTAGTACTTCATCGATAACGGACGAGGTTCCTTTAAATACCGCACCCCGGAATAGACTtataattgatgaaaatgctAGTAGCATGTACCATACAAGAACAACTGACGTCAGAAGGAAGGGACCAATCTTATCGGAGGTCCCAAGCTTGAAACGTAAAATGGGTACAagttttaatgaaaaaattgatgttAAGAGACGAGATACagaatatgaagaatttgaaagtgAGCCTACGTTTGTTGACGACGAACCAGAAGAGGAAAATGGATATCAAAACAAGTTCCGGAAAGCTATACCACCGAGTAGTCCACTTTTGGACCATCATATGGCTTCAGAATTTGACTTATCAACGAATACTACGGCAAATTATGAAGTACCGGACTCACCCACACATATATTCCCTAGCGAAAATAACACAGCACACGATTATATGAACGACATACCAGGAAAGAAGCATTTTGTAACGCCCAAAGAGCAACACTCTTTAAGCTCCGAAGCAGATTTTGGCATAGATAGGTTTAATAGATTCACAAACAAATCTAACCAATGTCCGTCGACAGATAGAGATTTTTTGCAAGATTCGGACGAGTATTTACAAATGcagaaaaaaattcataatAAAGCTAGAGATATAGTTATAGATGCATTTGAAAACATTGAAACCACAATAAACTTAGAAGGTATGGGCTTGCAGGATATCCCTGAcgaaattaaagattttgacAATCTAGTGATATTTAATCCTGAACCAACCACGCAAACTTCGTACCAATTATACCTTACTAACAACAACCTAAGATACTTAACGCCTTCGGTATTCACATTTACAAAATTGAATGTCTTGGGATTACGTCGAAATAAATTACAGACGCTTCCCCCTCTTATTGGCAACTTACAGCATCTAACAGATTTGTCGTTAGGCACAAATAGACTAGAACATTTGCCTCCACAAATATTAGGTTTATATAACTTGCAAACGTTTAGAGCAGGACCCAATCCTTTTGTGAAAATTCCGGAGGATGCCATTCCAATAACTACTTCCACCCTCAATTCCATTAAATTACTTAAGTATGTGTCTCGGGTTAGATACTTCGGTAATCTGAAAAAAGTCATTCCTTCGTTAAAGACGCACTGTTTGAACATAATTGCTAAATATGATGTTTCTTACCAAGAGACTAAGAGTTGGAAAAGGTTCACTCCTAAAATTCACCATGGTTTGATTGCGAAGGCCATCTCAAAGGGAAAATACGAAGAAAGGTGCAGCGAATGTGATTTCATAATAGTAGAGCCATTTGCCGAAGCTTTTGAATGGTGGGacattcttcaaaataagAATGTTCCAATTAAGAGAGAATTTTGCAGTGGGAAATGTGTAAAGAAATGGGAATTAAGGGTACTCATTAGTACGAACAAGGATGAATTATAA